The Erythrobacter sp. SDW2 region ATACTCAACGGCCATGCTTTGGAAGCGAGCGATGCCGAGGTGGTGGTGGCGTTCGTGGCCCTTGCCGCCGGGGAACTCAGCGAAGCCGAACTGGCCGACTGGTTCCGCACGCACCTCGCGGTCGGCTAGGCGGCGCGGCCTCCGCGTGCGGGTACCGCAGTCGGGGCAACCAGCTTTTCCACCAAGGCCCGCAATTCCCCCGGCGTCGTGTGCCCCGCGACGACCTCGTGGTACCCGATTCCCGCTTTCCTCAGCGCTTCCTTCTTCACCGCGTCCCGGGCGGCCGCCGCGCCGCCGTCCTGGTGGTGGCCGGTGCCCTGGTATTCGATCACGTGGCGCACGCAGGCCTTGTCATCCATCAGCGCGAAATCGACGCGCTTGCTGTTGATGGCGAAGAAGGCGTCCTTGTCCGGGCTGGCTAGAAATTCCCCCAGCGAAACCTGCGCCATCACCTGCCAGCCGGGGTTGCGCGCGATCACCGCCTTGTCGAGCGCGGAAAACACCGCCGCTTCGGGCCGGTTGAGCAGCGGGCGCGGGGTGAACCTGGCCGCCATGACGGTCTTGAGCTGGTCGGCTGCCAAGTCCGCGCGCTGCGCTTCCGGCTCTTTCCTCGGCGCTGACGCAACCCCCTTACCCTTACCGGAGCCCTTGCCAAAGCCCTTCCCCGAATTGCGCCCGCGCCAATAGGCTTTGCGCTTTTCGCGGTCGAACCCTTCAAGCGTCCGCTCCACCGTCGCCCCGATCAAAGCGCCGATCGCCAGGACGATGATCAGGGAAACCGGGCGGTCCAGCAAGAAGTTGATTGTTTCCATTTCTCTGTGTCCATCCGTCCAATGCTTGCAAGCGATCCAACCCTGGCCGCATCTCCAATACCCGGCCCACCGCAATATGTTGAAGCGCAATAGCATGGCGCACCTTTTCTTTTTATTACCGGGCCAGCGCGAAAATCATGCAAAACAATCGGCAACGTCATCGGGAAACACTTATCACATTCCCGTCACCCCGGGCTCGACCCGGGGTCCCGCTTTTCTGTCGCCGCACTTTAAAGAGAGCGGGACCCCGTCTCGGGGGCCGGGGTGGCGGGTTTGGGTGGTGGGGTGATGACCTGGCGCGCGGCGATAGGAAGACCGTCGCAGCCTTCTGAACGGCTCTCTGGACGTGTCCGACGCTTTGGCCCGCGCCCGATAACGCCAGCCACACCTCCGGCACCGGGAACCCCGACGCCCCGTTCGCGCTGTTACCTGCATGACGCACATCGCAGCCCCGCTCGCCTTCCTTGCCATCGCCCCGTTGGCACTCGTCGCCTGTTCGCAGGAGCCGTCCGCGCCTGCCGACGAAGGCGGCGCTCCTGCCGTCCCGTCCGCCACGCCCGCGCCCGCGCGTTCGATGCCGCCCGCCGATGCCGGCAAGACGTTTCCCTCCGGCGCATGGGAGACGGTGGCCAGCGGCGAGGGCGACGGGTTGTTCTTCGGCGTGACCGAGGGCGAACCGGCCCGGGTGCACCTGTTCTGCCCGGCGGAGGGCGGGCTGCTGGTCAACGTCAACGGCTTCCGCCCGATCGGCAGCGAGGAGCGGATGGCGCTGGGTTCGGGCGGCACGGTCGTCACGCTGGTCGCCGATCCGGCGGGCGATGCGAGCCGCGGCGGGGTGAGCGGGGAAGGGCCGGTGCCGGCCGAGCTCCCGGCGATCCTCACCGGGGCGGAGGGTGTGGGGGTCAGTTACGGTGCGCAGACCGTGGCGCTGCCGCCGGT contains the following coding sequences:
- a CDS encoding DUF2726 domain-containing protein, translated to METINFLLDRPVSLIIVLAIGALIGATVERTLEGFDREKRKAYWRGRNSGKGFGKGSGKGKGVASAPRKEPEAQRADLAADQLKTVMAARFTPRPLLNRPEAAVFSALDKAVIARNPGWQVMAQVSLGEFLASPDKDAFFAINSKRVDFALMDDKACVRHVIEYQGTGHHQDGGAAAARDAVKKEALRKAGIGYHEVVAGHTTPGELRALVEKLVAPTAVPARGGRAA